In Caproicibacterium amylolyticum, a genomic segment contains:
- a CDS encoding aminotransferase class V-fold PLP-dependent enzyme produces the protein MENFLYFDSAATSFYKPDCVSEAVLRAMQHMTSCGRGAHELSLNASRTVYHTRQLLAELFHAQGPEQVAFAYNATDALNTAICGVVHPDDRVVTTVAEHNSVLRPLYRLEQESGVTVDFVPAGKHGVISEEEIIRRLVSGTRALVCAHASNLTGNMLCLDRLGAACRERGILFVVDASQSAGILPIDMERQKIDILCFTGHKSLLGPQGTGGLCVRSGVQVRPLRVGGSGVQSFSKTHPVQMPTTLEAGTLNVQGIAGLGAAVQWILEQGRENLCAKEMQLTRCFYEGVRNLPRVTVYGDFSAGLRAPIVSLNFADLDSGEAAEGLEERFGVLIRAGGHCAPRMHEALGTQQQGAVRFSFSHFNTEEQIDRGIEAVRTLAAEL, from the coding sequence GTGGAAAACTTTTTGTATTTTGATTCTGCTGCCACTAGCTTTTACAAGCCGGACTGCGTGTCAGAAGCAGTTTTGCGGGCGATGCAGCACATGACATCCTGCGGCAGAGGTGCCCATGAACTTTCGCTGAATGCTTCCCGAACAGTGTACCATACTCGCCAACTGCTTGCGGAACTTTTTCACGCACAAGGACCGGAGCAGGTTGCGTTTGCTTATAACGCAACGGATGCGCTGAATACTGCCATTTGCGGTGTTGTGCATCCTGATGACCGTGTGGTGACCACTGTGGCAGAGCACAATTCGGTTCTGCGTCCGCTGTACCGTCTGGAACAGGAATCCGGGGTCACGGTGGACTTTGTGCCTGCCGGGAAACACGGCGTCATTTCTGAGGAGGAAATTATCCGGCGGCTGGTGTCGGGCACGCGGGCATTGGTGTGCGCACATGCTTCCAACCTGACGGGAAATATGCTTTGCCTGGACAGGTTGGGTGCAGCTTGTCGGGAACGAGGCATTTTATTTGTGGTGGATGCTTCGCAGTCTGCAGGAATTTTGCCGATTGATATGGAACGGCAGAAGATTGATATTTTGTGCTTTACCGGGCACAAAAGCCTGTTGGGGCCGCAGGGAACCGGAGGGCTGTGCGTGCGCAGTGGGGTGCAGGTGCGGCCGCTGCGTGTTGGCGGCAGCGGTGTGCAGAGTTTTTCCAAAACACATCCGGTGCAGATGCCGACCACGCTGGAAGCCGGCACACTGAACGTGCAGGGCATAGCCGGACTGGGTGCGGCGGTGCAGTGGATTCTGGAGCAGGGGCGCGAAAACCTGTGTGCGAAGGAAATGCAGCTGACCCGCTGCTTTTATGAAGGTGTTCGAAATTTACCGCGGGTTACAGTTTACGGTGATTTTTCGGCGGGACTGCGCGCGCCAATCGTTTCATTGAATTTTGCCGACTTGGATTCCGGTGAAGCGGCGGAGGGGCTGGAGGAACGGTTTGGGGTGCTGATCCGTGCGGGTGGGCACTGTGCACCGCGAATGCACGAAGCACTCGGTACACAGCAGCAGGGTGCTGTGCGGTTTAGCTTTTCTCACTTCAATACGGAAGAGCAGATTGACCGGGGAATTGAAGCAGTGCGCACATTGGCGGCAGAACTGTGA
- a CDS encoding DUF3343 domain-containing protein — MRQRTDRFIVVFATTTDAMHMEQVCRAQGTPGRLVPIPQQLSAGCGLCWRADIADRGQVEQTMRENACNCEAVHVLKL, encoded by the coding sequence ATGCGTCAAAGGACAGACCGCTTTATTGTGGTGTTTGCCACCACAACGGACGCAATGCACATGGAACAAGTTTGTCGCGCACAGGGAACACCGGGACGGCTGGTGCCGATTCCACAGCAGCTTTCGGCAGGCTGCGGCCTTTGCTGGCGCGCAGACATTGCAGACCGCGGGCAAGTAGAACAAACAATGCGTGAAAATGCCTGCAATTGCGAAGCAGTTCATGTACTGAAATTATAA